In Euphorbia lathyris chromosome 10, ddEupLath1.1, whole genome shotgun sequence, a single genomic region encodes these proteins:
- the LOC136208055 gene encoding chaperone protein dnaJ 6, producing MGRKNKSRVPVEEEEVEEDEQVEMEDEEQHDNLTRSSENEMNLYEVLGVEKTATQQEIKKAYHKSALRLHPDKNPDDEDAKEKFQQLQKVISILGDEEKRAVYDQTGCVDDADLAGDVIQNLRDYFRAMYKKVTEADIEEFEANYRGSDSEKKDLIDLYKKYKGHMNRLFCSMLCSDPKLDSHRFKDLLDEAISAGELKETKVYQKWAKQVSKTKPPTSPLKRKATSNKQSEGELLAIISQRRSERKVQFESMFSKYGGGSSSATAEPTEEEFEAIQKKLESRKASSRKSKRK from the exons ATGGGGAGGAAAAATAAATCTAGGGTTcctgttgaagaagaagaagtagaagaagACGAACAAGTTGAAATGGAAGACGAGGAACAGCACGACAATCTTACTCGATCTTCCGAAAATGAAATGAATTTATATGAG GTACTTGGTGTTGAGAAGACAGCAACTCAACAAGAAATAAAGAAAGCATACCATAAATCGGCATTGCGGCTACACCCTGACAAAAATCCTGATGATGAG GATGCTAAAGAAAAATTTCAGCAATTACAAAAGGTGATATCAATTCTGGGTGATGAGGAAAAAAGGGCTGTCTATGATCAGACTGGTTGCGTTGATGATGCT GATCTTGCTGGGGATGTTATACAAAATTTGAGAGATTATTTCAGAGCCATGTACAAGAAG GTCACTGAAGCCGACATTGAAGAGTTTGAAGCAAATTACAGAGGGTCTGATTCTGAGAAAAAGGATTTAATTGATCTTTATAAGAAATACAAGGGTCACATGAACAG ACTTTTCTGCTCGATGCTGTGTTCTGATCCTAAGCTTGATTCACACCGATTCAAGGATTTGCTTGATGAGGCAATATCTGCAG GAGAATTGAAGGAAACTAAAGTTTACCAGAAATGGGCTAAGCAAGTATCCAAAACAAAACCTCCTACAAGCCCTTTAAAAAGGAAGGCAAC ATCAAATAAACAATCTGAAGGAGAGCTACTTGCCATTATATCTCAACGACGAAGCGAGAGAAAAGTCCAGTTTGAATCCATGTTCTCCAAGTATGGTGGTGGTAGTAGTAGTGCAACTGCTGAACCCACAGAAGAAGAATTTGAAGCTATACAGAAGAAATTAGAGAGCCGTAAGGCCTCCTCCAGGAAATCAAAGAGAAAGTAA